The region GACAGATAGGCACTGGTATTTAATGAACCTGATGTTACTTTATGGCTTTAGGGGGTTAAATTGTCTTTATATAGACCTATAAAAAAATAGACTCTTACCCAATTTgccatgaaaatgttgaatatcAGGGAGAGTTGTTTTAGTTAAGATACTGACAGCAGACAATGCCATCAGGTGAAAGATTCATTGTTTCCATACAGTGATTTGtaatgcctgaaactgctgccgcagggtaggtgtcagacaaagagCTTAACCACACGTTGCAAATACAGCcttatttaaagagcccatattttgccctttttggggttcgtatatttaatctatgtacctacttttgtacgttcacaatagataaagttctaaaaaagtgtctgttttcatgtactgctcctccttgctccctctctgctctgagtccgtcagctacactctgttgagcccacactgttagaccccacgtaggccaagtctgctctgattggtctgccgatccgctctgtcgttattggtcagttgctcagcacgcttctcggaaatttcaacatgagctgctgggcttgccacaatgagccaatgggcttagatcagtgatctcacactgacaatgacgtcggactgacacatttttatcgaggggggctagaaccgagcgttacatgcggctaatgctacagctaacaggaggacgtaggagaagctgcgtttccgtggactttaaatatttgcacatagatgtgcctaaacatgcacaggatacttggaaaacacactaaagagcatataaaaccagaaaaagcataatatgggacctttaacattttttcaCAGGCTAGATTCTTGTTAAGAGATCCATTTGACTGATTAAAGAAAATaggatgagattttttgttAAAGAACACTAAACATGTACAAATCAAAACCTGCAAAGAGTTGAAAGGAactgttttgtccacagggggctaGAAGATTAGGCtataaactttatttgttaaagaaaatattgaCAATCAAATCCATTATAGGTACAAAGGCTTTATTAAAATAAGAATTCATTGATATCCCATTGACATTCACTGTAATTAATCATTTGGATTAAATCCCAGCATTTAGCAAAATTATGGGTAAACAAAAGACATTTATATGTATCAcagatgattcatttttttaatcaacattacATGTGACaagagcattaaaaaaatacaaaatgtgaagGATGAATGTTCCTCTGTATCTACAGTATGAGATTTGTTGACATACATTTGTCACTTTCATCTGATTTAAGaatctgaataaaaaaagaactttaTGAAATGGAAATAAATTGAAGTTACTACACAAACGCATCTCTCTCTGAGACCCGTGTTGGTGTTGTCTGAGAGAGCCTCGAGATCttggagctgctgcttcttcctgAGCCCACGTAAGCTGCATACTGCCCTGAGGGTTTGTAGTATCCACTATAGAGGGTTCTTCCTTTGGAGCGAAGGTCCATGTATGTGCCCCCCCCGTAGGCATATACCACTTGACTGTATAAGACCGAAACAGTGTCAAAATTAATTCAGTACTTGGGTAAGAACTCAGCAAGGAAAAAATGGGAAAGCTGGGTGAATTCAAATACCTTTTAGGGCAGATTACTCTGAAGACCGTCACAACGTAAAACACTGCACCTAAAATGATAAGAAAACAACCCACCAATCCTAGAAATATTGGAGTTCCTAGGTCATACCtataatgaataaaatgtagATTATAAAGTACATACATTCAACAtgttaaatgaatacaaatgagGTTGTGTTACATTTGGTATtagcacatttatttaaattctaGATGTGTACATAAGTGCAAACAAATGTACCGTAAGACTCCTGGCCCTACATTGGCAGCAAAGGTTGTTCTGGCGATCCTGTTGATGTATAAGCAgtaggcagaaatatctgacacacctgcacacaggtAATGTTGATAATATTAAACACTGAGggcaaaacatttctgtcatTTATGGACACAAACTTGTTTTTGCAACGGACCTCCAGCAACATGAAACACTGCTCCTGCAAAAAGCAGCTTGTCCTTGGTTTGATCAGCTCCACCAATGTAAGTGCAGTCCATCCCAATGAAGCAAAGGACCACACCAAAGAATCCAAGAGTTAACCCGCACATTAGCAATCCTCGCACTCCTTGTACATAAGCTGTGAGAATCAGAAAGAAAGAGTTCAGGttaaaataataagaaagtATACTCTAGAAAAAAGTTCTttgagacagacaaacaaataatGTGAATCCTGAGGCAGAGGTGACAAACATTTAGTGTGCTTTAAAATTATGGGAAGCAacccaaaaatacaaaatacaactGTAAGTTGAAATAATGGTCTTCAGACAACGTTGCAACAAattctcttttaaaaagaagctaGATTTATTGCGTCAACCATGGCTTTTTTTGTAAAGAGGTGAAGCTTACTGTATGTGAACTCAATGTCACTTAGAGCGTTCATCATATCTTTGCTTTGATCCACATACTGtaccttcttgttttttgttcattcaGAGTTCAAAAACCTGAACATGCATTTTACCCATACCCATTATACTGAAGATAAAGCTTATACTTCCTGGTTAATGTGATTCGAAGTAGCCTTTATGTTCAGCCAGGGTGTTCATGTTCAGGGTCAGTATCTAACACTTGTGTTCAGGATCTGTAAAGGTTCTCTTTGTATAGACCAAGTCACATAATTTACATAATTACGTAAGATTGTCAAGcattaaaataattatcaaaCCAGATGTTATTCTCATCTTATCATTTTGCTATAAGTTGAATCATCAAAAGTGATTTGAAAGCTTTAAAATctaacatttgatttatttcaccAAGATTATTTCTTCTCTTAGTGGACATATTGTACAATATAACCTGTTGAGTTACAGGACTTAATTTCTTATTCATCCTGAGTAAAAGACATACGCTATTGGAAACATTGTTACCGATACGGTAAACAACATGAAAAGCACTTACCGGTGACGCTCCAGAGAACAGGGAAGTCTCTACAGTTTGTCACAGCTGTGGAATCAGTGAAACAGTCTTTCCACAGGTTGGACCAGTACCAGGCCACTTTAATGATGAAGGagcctccttgtcctcctctttgtgtgATCCTCCAAAAATCCATGGCCATGGTGCACAGCACAAACAGCCATCCCAGAGATGAAACCAGAAAGCCAAATATTTGGATCAATCGTTTACTCATTTCTTAACTCACTAAATGAATATAGGAGGTATCCACTTAGCAGTTTTGAAGGGCAAAAATCAGTGGTAAGTAGGCGACTGAGTCATTTCAAGACAGGATGATGGTGTGTCTGTGCCATGTGCCTTTGGTGTTGATGAGGGCTCTGTGCaattgtctgaaatgtttactgTAAACTTTCTGGAGTGTGCTGATGACTTGAGATCTCCTCTAGCTACCCTTTCACCAGATGGTCCCAAGAAGTTTCCTAGGTGAGTTGGTAGGAAAGAGGTTTCCTGCATCAGAAAATAAGTAGCCATCAGTGGGAGAGCCATAATAAGTGCTTCTAGACTCTGGTCCGACTTTAACGCTCAACAAGTCGTGATGCAAAATCACATTGTGCAACTGTATCTATCACATCTTAACTATCTAACCTTCACTTAATCAAGAGGGGCTCCAAGCACATGGTAGACTACAGAACTCCATGTTTTCTGAATCTTTTGGTGACCCCTACAGTTTGGGGTAATCCAACTGGCTAACCTGCTTAGATGCTTCGTGGACCTGCTTGACATGATTTGTCCTTCTGCTGCTGACTGGCACTACTGGCTGCAGCAATCAACCATTCAAAGGCAAGATAAGCTTTATTTCATCTGATAATTATCTACCCAGTCCTGTTCCCCCCCTGGTAAAGGTTCCTGGATCTGATACAGGTTTATgaccaaaaagaaaagcaagacTCAACAGTGCCATGAAGAATATGGCTTAACATCAGATTTTCGATTGGATTGCCTCACTGTCAGGGTCGCTTAACTCTTCTGATCACCAAACATTGTTCAGGTTAAATGGGTCAAATGCCCAAATGGCTTGGGCCATTACACAACTCATAACAGTGAGCCTTTACCATGCACCATAAGTGTAGATGTTATTGGGtatttgtgtgaaatgtttacTGTAAACTTTCCCATTGATCAACCTCTTGTTAGCTTTTTGGGGGTTAGGTAAAgggttgaaaaatgtgttttgtcttaagctaaaaaacaaaggttattaaaaggttaaaaatggatctcaatatttaaataattgcaTAAATATAGGTTCAAAGCCATTGGGACATTGTAAAAGTTAATTATAGTGAAAATACAGTTCATTGCTAAAATAACAAGTTAAATGAGTTAAAAAGAGAGcccaatatatttttttatgtttatgtatcTCAAATAGCTATTCAAAGCCAGATTCCAGTGCACTGAGCTAGTTACAATGTTATTGCAATACCAAACCAGGTCGCTAGAGGGCGCATAGCGCTTGTGAGGAGCATAATACCCTAAAGAGGCAATATCTGCAGAATAAATCCTGCAGCCGAGCTGAACACAGCTaaacttatttatttacatacagACAGACCACTGCAGGGTAAAGATACACTCCTCCCTGGCACCCCTAGGCCAGGTCGAGGGAGCAACAATTTCATCCCTTTTGTGTCCACTACTGTGTAGCAGCAATATAGACTTGTGAGAGGTCTtataatgtgtttctttcttctcaCTAACATATGAGGATAAAGTATACCAATACAGTGAAATGTCTTTCTGTCTTAAGAGAGGATAACACAAAAAGTAAAGCTGTTGCCCACGTCGGTCCTGCTTTGATCTGAAGAGCATATACCA is a window of Labrus mixtus chromosome 13, fLabMix1.1, whole genome shotgun sequence DNA encoding:
- the LOC132987465 gene encoding claudin-10-like, which codes for MSKRLIQIFGFLVSSLGWLFVLCTMAMDFWRITQRGGQGGSFIIKVAWYWSNLWKDCFTDSTAVTNCRDFPVLWSVTAYVQGVRGLLMCGLTLGFFGVVLCFIGMDCTYIGGADQTKDKLLFAGAVFHVAGGVSDISAYCLYINRIARTTFAANVGPGVLRYDLGTPIFLGLVGCFLIILGAVFYVVTVFRVICPKSQVVYAYGGGTYMDLRSKGRTLYSGYYKPSGQYAAYVGSGRSSSSKISRLSQTTPTRVSERDAFV